Proteins from one Papaver somniferum cultivar HN1 unplaced genomic scaffold, ASM357369v1 unplaced-scaffold_26, whole genome shotgun sequence genomic window:
- the LOC113341224 gene encoding uncharacterized protein LOC113341224, protein MVVDSDGKKPSGTVYTPFKRLVRNQTQQKVVRALVLKKWRFENRKTGQLWSFDQHSIDQEGTQMHARVGKDYIQLSEEKFEERNVYSIQRFSIAKPSAGYRIVSFENVMWLNRFTKVEHMKVDHSNFPQEIFSFIALENIGTRKNVTTYYTAVIERLSSLSNVVKKSVEEFKKVSDVLMREIMIENERGATMKVTLRGDLVHVIKDGMLESRVFVDLDVQQVRDFKTKLTSDPVEVSKVELKEDNPNKKMVTLFDLTEMLQYECNRDKTCYCEAIIVGMADGKDWYYVACSKCYKLIDGQDSSSKCGPDFREAIPWYILQLKVTDGSENVTFTVIGHNAEKMLKYTAEELR, encoded by the exons ATGGTAGTTGATTCCGATG GCAAGAAACCTTCGGGAACAGTTTATACCCCCTTCAAGCGTCTGGTTAGGAATCAAACACAACAGAAAGTCGTGCGGGCTTTGGTTCTGAAAAAATGGAGGTTTGAAAACAGAAAAACAGGTCAATTATGGAGTTTTGACCAACATTCCATTGACCAAGAG GGTACTCAAATGCATGCTAGGGTAGGAAAAGATTATATACAGTTGTCTGAAGAGAAATTTGAGGAGAGAAATGTGTATTCCATTCAGAGGTTTAGCATTGCCAAGCCATCAGCCGGTTATAGAATTGTGTCCTTCGAAAATGTAATGTGGTTGAACAGGTTTACCAAGGTGGAACATATGAAAGTTGACCACTCGAATTTTCCCCAAGAGATATTTAGTTTCATTGCTTTGGAGAATATTGGGACCAGAAAAAATGTTACTACGTATTATACAG CTGTTATTGAAAGGCTAAGTTCTTTGTCGAACGTTGTGAAGAAATCAGTTGAAGAATTTAAGAAAGTAAGTGATGTGCTTATGAGGGAGATTATGATTGAGAATGAAAG GGGAGCTACAATGAAAGTAACCTTAAGGGGTGATTTGGTTCATGTTATCAAGGATGGGATGTTGGAG TCCAGAGTATTCGTGGATCTTGATGTTCAACAAGTGCGTGATTTCAAGACAAA GCTTACTTCAGATCCTGTGGAGGTCAGTAAGGTCGAATTGAAGGAAGACAATCCAAACAAAAAAATGGTGACACTGTTCGATCTAACTGAAATGTTGCAGTATGAGTGTAATAGG GATAAGACATGCTACTGTGAGGCAATCATTGTTGGAATGGCAGATGGTAAAGATTGGTACTACGTCGCTTGCAGTAAATGCTACAAGCTAATCGATGGTCAGGATTCTTCCAGCAAGTGTGGTCCTGATTTCCGGGAAGCTATACCATG GTACATACTTCAGTTAAAAGTGACCGATGGGTCAGAAAATGTAACATTTACTGTTATAGGGCATAACGCTGAAAAAATGCTGAAGTACACTGCCGAAGAATTACGTTGA